The proteins below come from a single Balaenoptera musculus isolate JJ_BM4_2016_0621 chromosome 1, mBalMus1.pri.v3, whole genome shotgun sequence genomic window:
- the LOC118883557 gene encoding developmental pluripotency-associated protein 3-like: MDSSEVNPTWSLESPQMSIDENSQAIPVASQTMSEVLIKNLSNLTLNPSIKLPFILPECLPQPTGWLLGENIPCRRGVTTMLTDRRDKMERLIQSIKKRYCKGVSRSDSQREPLQNDVETPSRVQRVRCSCRFCRSHRDPSEDNYENYYTNKYYSNYDMESDEP, encoded by the coding sequence ATGGATTCATCTGAGGTTAACCCAACCTGGAGCCTGGAGTCTCCTCAAATGTCCATCGATGAAAATTCCCAGGCAATTCCAGTTGCCTCTCAAACTATGTCTGAAGTGTTAATAAAGAACCTCAGTAACTTGACGCTCAACCCTAGTATCAAATTGCCCTTCATTCTACCAGAATGTCTACCTCAACCGACTGGGTGGTTACTTGGTGAAAACATACCCTGTAGGAGAGGGGTGACGACCATGTTAACTGATCGGAGAGATAAGATGGAGCGGCTGATTCAGTCTATTAAAAAGCGCTACTGCAAAGGAGTTTCTCGATCTGACTCTCAAAGAGAGCCATTGCAGAACGACGTTGAGACTCCCTCAAGAGTGCAAAGAGTTAGATGCAGCTGTCGTTTTTGCCGGTCTCATAGAGATCCTTCTGAGGATAATTATGAGAATTATTACACCAATAAGTATTACAGTAATTATGACATGGAGTCGGATGAGCCATAA